In Phalacrocorax aristotelis chromosome 11, bGulAri2.1, whole genome shotgun sequence, the DNA window AGGACTTCTAAAGGCCTGGTGCAAGTTAAGACTGTGCACTATAGCGTGGTGTCAGTGCTACCAGGTGCCCGTGCcccggggctggcagcagggcagcagggtCCCCTCTGAGGAGAGCTGAGGGGCTGCCCATGCCAGGGACAGCTGGGGACAGCCGGTTCTAGCAGCCCCACCGCAGGGCatggctgagcccctcagcGAGGCTGGCGGCACCTCGGGGAAGGTGTATTTGAGAAAGGGCAAAATGCTGCCCGGCAGCGAGGGGTGAGGGGGAAAGTGTGAGGAGCAGCCCCACACTCGGAgggccaggcaggaggagggaggaggcactCCAAGCCCCCAGCAAAGGCCCTCCTGTGGCCATGGAGGGACCACGGAGGATTTCTCTGCGGCCCATGGAGGCTTGGAAACAGACCCCCGTGGTTCTCGTACCAGGTGAGAATATTTCATTCTTGCAGATCCTCGTGGTTGCTGGAGAAGCTCCCTTTTTAGCATGCTTTTCTGTTATGCAGTGGACCGTGTTGAGTGCTTGCTAGGGAGGGAAGTATTCCTAAATATTATCTGCTCTCTGTCTGGGCCTAGGGACAACGGGGTGGTTATATACAGGCAAGATCACTAAGGACCTGAGATCACCCTACATGTATTCTCCTAATTCccttcagcctttccttcacCTTCGTGTCTGTTCTCCTCACTTGCTCCTCTTTGTTGAGAAGCCCTGCCTTACACCCCTCCTGACGctgaggcagcacaggcaggaccTGGGTGGCACAAAGAAGCCTGGCCTGAGGCCTGCACTGCAGAGggagagctgcagagctgccagggtTTGCTGCTCAAGACAAAGATCCCCTCAGGATCATGAAGCTCTGCTTGAAACAGGCTTTTGTCATTCAGCACTGAGCTCTCCCACACCTTCACCCCTTTAGAAATGGGTACACCCTGGAGTGCTGTCACTGGCAAAATGACAAACCTCAAAATCCTTGCTGTCACTGTTGATTTCACTCCCTGTGAAGGCCCAGCCCCTGGCTCGGACCATTTCCGTAAAACGTTGTTTCCTAGCGTGTCTTTGAACAGCAGTATTCCTGTCTGCCTGTGGAACAGAAAATGGGAGCAAAAGCAGGCAGAGCCACTTGCTTCTTGGGATTTAATCCAACATCACAGCGACGAGGCAGTGCAGTACTTCGGTGACTCTTcagagaaaacatgttttaaattatactttttCTGCAGATGACAGCCACCTTTCTTAAACACACTGTAGACGTGCTATACTAAATGTAACAGAATCtctcagtttgtttttttttctcaagagaacagttttcacagagctgctccatTCTAAAGGCCTGCTGTGGCTGTTTGGTGTTTGTCCTTGAAGCATGAAAATTGAGAGGTCACTCtcagaaaaatgcagattaGGTTTGTAACATAtcagaacaaataaattaaGCACTGTCACAACTCTTAAGGAGTTATTAATTGGGAGGTTTAACCCTCTAGGTGCTTTGAAAGTACTGCAAGTACTTCACCACCTTCTGCCATGTCACTTTAGAAGGCAATTTATCAGCCAAGACCATGTGTTAATAGGGCCCAGAAGAATGAAGTTATTAGTGCTGTGATAGGGAGCTAACAGTTCACATTTTTTAGAGGAGTGGGTGGAGGAAACAGTGAAAaccacttaaaagaaaacatttgctcAAATTGCTACAACAATATAGTGACTGCCACTAACACCTGCTGTTCAGTTTATGGACTCAGTTTGCTCAACTACAAGACATCATCCCAAAGGCAGGCTGCTTAGGAGTTTGTTAGTTTAAATCTGGTTTTTATGTCTCCAACACAAGTATTGTACCACTCGTATTTTTCCTCCACCACTAAAAGAAATCCATGAGTCATTTCAACATCCAAAATGGTATAAATTCAGCATAGAAAATAATGCTTTCCATAGCTCCTGCACATTTATTAGGTGTCCTTCTTTTCATTAGTTTGAATAACTTgccaaataataataataaaaatgttctgttttctctgtttaacTTGTAAAGAAATGCAACTCTGGGAAAGTACagtctctctttctccttcccccaccagTAATACAGAGCCTCCTAGTCTTTTGGAGGAGATATTTGAACGGTTGACACAGACCACTACACATAAAGCAGCAAATTTGCTGTGCATGATGTGAATAATTACTGCATTATAGTTTTGGTTTTTAGGGCAACTGTTGACTTAAGCAAAATAAGCCTGCAGTCCAGCTGCAGATCCAAGTTTTCATaagttttcttgtgtttctaCCTCCAGTGCTGTCTCCCTTAACAGTGACCCTTTTCAGACTTTTCAAGGTACAAAACCTTTACCAAATCCTCGAGCTCAGTCCTGCACACTCTGCTTTCACACATTTGGCTGATCTGAGCTTCTCCCTCGCTAAATATTTTCCACTggcctgaaaacaaaaatacaaaggagACAGATACTGACTTAGAAAAGGGCATAGGGAACTTCGAAGACATTTACAAGCACTCTCCAGACCAAATGATTCACAATGGTCAAAGAGAGAACGTCCAATCCTCCCATGGAAAATATTCAGAGCATCTTACAACCACGTAACATATTCCATGCAAAATaactttgttaaaaataataaacaagggccagaatattatttctttctttaattaagTAGTACTGTAAGTTGACCCTATTCATTCAACCATTTATGACATTGTAGACTCTACTTTATGACAGTGAAGTGAAAATTTAACTCTGATGGTAAACCGAAGTATTTAAAAGTTGGGAAGCAACAAGTCTAAGTGTTTCATCCACTGTGAACTCTGCCTGCCTGCGTGTAACACAAACTGTGTTTGCTGGATAtcaatattttaatgcattttttgaTAATGTTAATAGAAATGCCCACTGTCCCAGTAAGTAGAATACTGTATTAGAAACAACAACGAGCTTATGGAATGCTGCCAGCAAAAAGGTGCCTGATTCTCACTAAGATGGTATTAtcaggaatttatttttcctaggAAAAATACTTCCTTGCCTAATTAAagatctcagaaaaaaatgacagcttGTAATGCAAAAGAATAGGCAACTAAAAATGTCTATACCTTAATTCAACTATCAAATTAAATGTCATATCCCAAGCTGCatgaaatacaaaaaggaaagtGAATCAAGAGTGATAACAGAATTACATGGCCCTTCAAAAGGCAGATTTTAATAATTAAGATATTGTTAAGAACATAGGAAAGGCTTCTTTCAAATATAACATATCTGTACATAGGCGAGCTCCTTTAATAATCTCTGAATATTTCCCTTCTAAATGACTTTCTAAAAAATTGGGTAACTTGATGTGTTACTTAAGTAAATCCAAAttgtgctgctgtgctgacaTCAGTCATGTTTCAGACTTAACGGCAGTATGGGCAGAAAACAGCCTATCTTGTATTTTATCTAAGTACAGGAGACTAAGACAGCATGGACATGAAGTACTGTTGTATGtatctatattttaaattgctgtattttgattatttaaatCTAAGCTTATAAAATATTGGAGCCAGGTACTGGAGGAAAAATTAGTACATCTGTTTGACTGTGTTGAGTAAAAGAAAGTTTTTCAAGGCTATGATTATTTGGAGAATAGAAACCTGAAGAGGTCAGAATTTTACTTACTAGGGGTTGTCCGTGTTATCTGCTTGAAGTAAGGAAGTTCTTCAAATTCTCTCTTGGACACTTTTTCAACATAGAAGTGACGCAGAATcccttcagtaaagaaatgagAAGCGCATGTTACTGGAAGTGTGCCTGTTCTAAACCTGGCTTGCTGCCCTGCCTTTATGTAGAGTTACTGCCACGTCGAGTCACCTTGTGAAATAACCCTTACCAATTATGTGGGGTTTTAGCctattcttttttattctctttgccACCACCCCGGTTTTTTTTACTACTCCCCTGTCAATCCCTCTGTGGATTTACGATTGCAGAGAGTTTGTGAGGGGTGTGAGAATTAGCCAGTTCTTTTCCGACACAGCTGAACCCTTCCTTAGTATGAGTAAATATAAGGTTACAACAGAAGCCAAAATCCCAGTGTCTTGGACAAAAACAGTATCATTTTGCAGTCAGATGCCATTTTGCCTGTCACAAGCTAGCAGGCAACATCACTGTTAGATCATCACAAGGCTTTGTGGCTTCTTGAACACACAGAGCGCAATTATCAACCATCCGATCCTCTGTCACTTCTCTGCTCAAACTTTGGGCTTGGCTTTGTGCTTTGAAGTGCATTCTAGAAATGTATCATTTCCAGGTAAACGGCCACACTATATGAGGGTTTCCGTGAGGATCATATGCTTTTTGCTTAAAGTAGATTAAGTAGACAGGATTTTTAGGAGGCTGGAGGTAATTTTCATTATACTAGAAGTTCAGGATTTGCAAAGTGCTTGGGCTTCTGaatgctttcctgtttttctctgattttaccAGTTAGTCTAGTTAAAGGTATTGTTTCCATCCTGAACATTTTTTGCTCATATTCTAGACCATCATGGGTGTAGCATCACTAAGACAGATAGTGCAAACTGATTTCAATGGAAAGCTTTTTGGTCCATCCTAAATAAGAACCCTCAGGCACTTCTTTCAACCCCTACCACCCATTTCTCTGCAATAAATTACACAGGGTGTTACTGACAACCTGTTTGTCATTGTGCTTTTGCTCACAATGAAGGGTAGGAGTTTGCAGAACTAGAGCTTTGTCTGTTACTAATGTTTTTTTTACGGCAAAACTTGAGTATGTTGGAAACAGCTGTAACAGTGATATCCTGAATAGCCAGAAGAAGAGCAGTCTCAAGATGCTTGGATTTGTAAACTGTCCTTGGATTTTAATGGTCAGTGATCACTGTTCAAAGAAAGAACTTGCTCAACTCACCTTTTCTAATTGTCCACACGTGTATTTCTATTTGAGGTGGCTTTTCAGTCTCTACTGCAATTTTTCTGAtggtttctccttcctctgtgaAAACGGATTCATAGAcaggaaatgtttctttcccACAGAAGTAATCTTTGTTGTCAAAGGTTTGACTTGGCacttcttctgtttaaaaaaaagcccaaaacacaTATTACGGCTGTAATCAAGTCCTCCAGAACTTACTTGGCACCAATAGCCAAGCAGGTTTAGTTTCAAAGTAGAATTTTCACTTGTATGGCCACAAAAAATCCATCTCCAGCTAAGCCCCAGATATTCAATTCTGCTAGGTTCTGGTGGCCTGTCTATGGTGGCAAGTCAGTATTCATATTGAAAACCCAGTTTCATGCAGAAATGAGCTGTGTAAAACCATGTGGTCTGAGATTCCTCACAATTTTTGAACCTGTTGTCCGCTTTTCAAGCATATTTGAAATAATGGTAGAAGTCTCAGAGGTAATAAAATAACTAAATGAAAATTGGTGGTTGGACAGAGTGAAGAGACCCAAATTAATGCTTGGCTGAAGAAAAGGGCAGGTAGAACCTCCAAGGTTTGCattttgctcagcagcagccagctggccAGTGCAAGCCTGGGCTAGCCACAGAGCACATTATGTCTCGCCCACCTGGTAAAGTCATAGAGCATGTACGTAGAAATTGTAATTATTCTGTTGGTAATTGGAAGTTGGACAAGAATGTAAGAGAGATGATGCAACTCAGAAACTCGGACGGCTCTTTGTGGAAAAGCCTAACAATTAATATGTCTCCACGCATACAAGAGAGACTGCAGGAAGAGGTTCAGCTTTCTTAAAAACTGGCACATAGAATCTCAGAGAAAAAGACATTAACTTTCTCTTCGCTATTAAATTTGCTGTTGAAGCCTGTCAGCCAGGTTTTGCTGATTGTTCTCATCTCAAATGAGCCCAGTAAAAGCCATGGATCTCTGATTCACAAGTATCCAGAAGGATCTAGATcacccctcctgcctgcctacTGCCACTACATCGTGCTTTTTCCCAGCAAGCAAGGCTGGCAAGAGAAAATGGGAAGTGCCTATTCTGTGAAGGGTTTCTTTATATGACTGAACAACTCATTTCCTCAGAGCATTTCCGCCCAGTGCATCACCAATCACAGAAATGGGCCATACAGATCAGAAAAGAAGTTTAAAGGCACAGAAGGGAACTGGACACTCCTTTACCCTTTATATCATATGCAACATGGCTGGTCCTTTGGCAGACCATATTAGGAGATTTTTCACCCACAGTAGACATTGACTTTAGTAAGTAATGTCTACGTAAGTTTAATCATTAGTGGTAAATTTGGGCTAAGTTAGTATTTATTTCAAGGAATAAGTTACATAACTGACACCAATCAATTTATAATCAGGGGTTTTGAATCCTTCTGGTATAttttataaagcagaaattataTTATCCCCGCGCAAATTTCACAAgctagaaaattatttgaaggtTCTGTGGGCACTGCAGTGGGGGAAGGATGGGAGAGTCGTTTGACAGTAATGAACTTTCTGCATATGTTTCTGTAATACTCGCTTTGGAAATGAGTGTCAGGAATTCCTGCCAGCAGTAGAGAGAACAGCAGTGACTGATCAGAACGTAGGTACCCCAGGCAGCAAGCCCCCCGATCTGAGGAACAGCAGTGAACAGCAGGGCtggccaggcagctctgcctgtcGCACACTGAGACCTCTGCACTCACATTAGAACAACGGGCCCAGTTAGTGCTATTTTCATTATGACCATAAGGCTTGAGCCAAGCCCCTTAACATGCACAGCAAAAAGGCGGTCTGTGATCAACTTTGTTTTACCTGGACAGACTTTACAGCATTTTCCTTCTACTTTCTGAGGGTATTTGCAGGGATACTGTTCTGGACAATGAATTTTCTTACATTCTTGTTTGGTGATGTTGCAGGTGCACAACACACACTCTACGATTCCAAAGGCCCGGAGGTTAGGATGCCAAGATTCACCATGTGAGTATGTTTTGCCATTTGAAACACAAACtatgaaagaagagaaaaggaagaaaaagtacaaCTGGAAAAGGTACGTTCACTGGCTGCCTCTCTATGAATATTCATTTGAATCACGCACATTTGTTTAAAGCAGCGTCTCTGTACATAATTTGTTACAGTCTCTGGCCCATTTCTCTGCTTGTTAACTTTATCTTGGAGTTTTGCTACTTAAAATGAGTCTGAGCCTATGATAGCCTTTTTCCGAGCAGTTTTGCCTTGATTCCAACTCTGCTGACACTGGTGTCCATCACTATTTTGAGGAGAACAGTGAAGGTGGGTGAGTCAAGTATGTGACTATCTCCTCTCCAGTGCATGCATTTCAGCTGTGCATCATTAACCAGCTTATAAAACTcactcctccttccctgcctgatGTTAGTCCACATGCAGGGCACAGCTTGCTACCTTGGCTCTGGCTTCTAGAAAGGAATCGGCAGATGACAGGATCACAACATTTGCTACTGAGTCATCTGCACAGCTTCTCTTACCGTTAGCCGAACACGGCTCGTGCCGCGAGAGCCATGCTATCAGCAGGATGGATTAGTGCCACCTGGgccttttattgcttttgtgtGAGAGTTCCTTCCACACAACACACAGAACAAAGTGAGGGAATGTtgcaaaatgaattttaatgtcCTGTGTGGAAATATATATGTCTGTAGGTATATAGAGACATTTGGGGTTTGGAATCTCAAGAATACATTAACATGAAAGGATGCATTTGGGACTGAAATTTCATTCCAACAGCATCTAAGCATCTCAGAATATTTATACCTCAGTGGTCTTGGGACACAGGGGAATACAGCTGACACAAGAAGAGTGGAAAAATCCATGCTTAGTGGAAGCCAGTTTGGGTCACCCGGCAGTTAATGGGAATTATATCACTTTACACCGTGTTTGCATTTGTCCTATAAACCttactcctttctttttaaatattttataaacacaaagaaaaatgcaaactaaTCCTAACAAGGTGAAAGAAAGGGCACTGCCTGATTTCTAAAAGCAGCTAAAGTAAATTAAAGTAAAGCCAGGATATGTTGTAAATATTTCCAATTCTTCTAATATGCCATCatttttattaatgcttttatttgcaaaatatgttCCTATTTTGCCTGTaactttcaaaagcaatttaatttttatctgtAATCTGAAATTTACATCTAACTGGTAACAGATGTGACCAACTGGCTTATACTTTACTGAGTTACTGAGATTTATGGGGAGTGTTCTTTGCAATGTATTGTCTTTCACAGGGTTATGCTATCATTCGGTTTATAATTTGCTACTTTTTAACTCTTTCGTAAGACATATTTTTATTCTAGAGGTAGgaaacagttttgtttctcaaaaGTGTTATCTGTATACTAAGAACGTGGGAGAAGAAAGTATAAATGAGAAAACTGCTAAGTACTCAGCTGCTCAGTGGGCTTCTTAAATGCGTAAATACTATATTATTCATTATATTTATGCttatatggatttttttccccagctagAGTTCTCCAGATCCTTTATGGacataaatatttcatgatTTCTCCCTCACAGGGGAAGGGATAATATATGACATGGTGTAGCTACatatttttgctggttttaggGTTTGTTTAGCACAGAACTGTTCAATAATTACTCTGAGGTAGCAAATGAAGCCTCCAGTAGAAGCCAAAGTATGGCAAATAACTTCTAGTTCCCTGATGCCCTGTTTTTAGTGCTCTTCATGTTTAGAATGATAAATCTGTATCCATGCAACTGCACAGTATTTGCATGTCAGGAGAATtgttgtgtgtttattttttaacttgctgAAATGCATCTCAAGGGACATGTGCATTAATTAATAAAACACTTGTTAACTGcacaagaacaaaagcaaatacaCGGTCAGCATTCCTGTTTCCATCATGGGGATCTCTCAGACACTCTCCAGGCAATGACTGTCTGAAGTTGGCGGCGGTTACTATATACTGCATCCAGAAATATGCTTCTGTATGCTCTTTATTTGCTGGAACACATCAGTTAGAAATTGCTTTGATGATATCTTCATGTGTGAATTACACGTCAAAGATATTGCACTGCATGGAGATTCCTGCTCCTAGATTCAGCATAAAACACTGGCATGATCTGAATGTTTTTTCATGCTTATTCAGGTGGATAATAAAGATCCTATGGCCAACATTCCTTCTGTTAGTTAATACCTTAAAAGATTAGTTGGCCCTAATACAAGGGCTTTTAACTCTTTGTTGGTAGTTTCTAAGTGCGTACTGACTGGCATTTGTGGATGGATGCTCTTCTGAACATGCATTTTTACAGCTATTTCTCTTACGGCTTCTTAGGCTTGTTCCTGCAGACTCTGTTCACTGAGGTACACCCACTGTGGGAACTGAGTGTCCCACCCTTTTTATTGTACAAAACCTGCTGTCCCACTAACTGGAGAATTGGTATTTTCCCTCTATTTTTGTCATTCCTGTAATGCAGCAGAATTATGGCTTAGTCGTGTTTGGATAAGGTTTGCCTTGGTTTGGCTCAAAGTTCTGCTGTCCCCATAACATAGTATGTCCTATGGTATATTATCAGAAGGCAGTAAAGGATTCTTGGAGTGACATTCATTACCTTGGTTAACTTTGCCTCTTCACAGCTCAGGCATCCAGTACAGGCTAATTGCCTACTCTGCCCCTAGTATTAAGTcatggaggaggaaaagcacCCCTTGCATCTCACTGTCTCAGACAACTAGCTTAAGGTGGGGGAAGTCAGGATATTGTCTTTCTTGAGAATAGTTTGCTAAGCTTTGGAGGTGGAAAACCTCTGATACTATGGCAAAGATTTATGATCTGAGATTTGCAGGGCAGTTTAAACATGTTGTTTATAGCTAGTAAACCAACAAAATAGGAGACAGTGTAAAGAAAATGACCGCGAATAATTTCCTTGTCTTTACCTCGTCCGTGCTTATGCTTGTTGTTGATGACGATTTGCACTATTGTTCCTGAAGCTTGCTGGGGATCCGGCAGGACTCCACGGTTACTCCTGGCATTGGGAAATCGTGGAATGTTGACTGCCTGCCTTGCAGAGCTGGGTGACAGGTCGTAGTGGGAGCGATGGTATGAGTGTCTCTGGAGGCAGAGAGAGCAGGAAAGTAAATGTCTCATTCTGGTGAACCTGGGGAAAGAGCCTGTATAGAAGCTTAACACAAGCAACGGGAGTGTTGTCACTATCATCAAACATCATTAAATATTATGAATGGCACCATACTAAATAAAGGCCATTCAGGTTTTCCAGATAGTTAACATGGTAATGAAGTCATCTACACATGCCCAGTTGTAATTCATCTCACCAGACTGTGTATGTCAGTGTAGGTGTCTTTATTGAAGCTGCTCATCTGAAGTCCCTAATCAAGTCAACAGACAGAGGCAATTTTAGAACCTGACCTGTTGTGGATCTCTCTATCATGAGGAGATGAATCACAACCCAGAAGTGCCTATTTCGCTACATGTATTCAAAACAGTGTTCAAAACTAGATATCTACATTACTGATGTCTACTCTACTTAAAGATTAGATGAGAAGAACCATAAGCCTGTCTAGTTTTCCTCATCAGAACTGCTTCCTCCCGGGGCTTAAGTGGCAGAGCACGTCCAGAATGACTGTCCAGCTTCTTGTTTGCTCGCAGTTTTAAACTCTCATGCAAGGCCAGGGTTAGCCTTGCACAGACTGAGCAGAACCTTACTAGAATCTGTCTTATGTACTGGGAAGtctcattttatttgcaaaggaaaagtagtagtagtagtaatagtaatagtagtagAGGTGGTAGTGTGTAGTGTGTTTTCTAGAGAAAAACACTGGTTGTTTTCAGAgaattgttttccaaaataccCGTGGGCATGAAGGAATAGTGTATATTACAGCAACTATTTTGTAAAGCATGATTGTTCTCACTAATCCAAAGACCTGTTGGTTCATGTATTTAGGTAATGCACTTAATGCTTGAAAGCTCTTCATATTCTCTCCAAATGCTGTTATAAAAATCACCTCTTGAGAGGTAAGTTGTTAATGGATACTCTTAGCCCCTAAAGTAAATATAGCCATGTGTATATGTCAACTGGGAAGTAAGTATTTGCAATTAAGATTTAAAAGTGATGCTTGCATAGCAAACAAAACGTTGTAGAATTTTATTCTTATAGAGCATATACAACAAAGACCAAACCAGAGCCTGCTCATGGGAGTTTATAATTCAGCGTTATTCATGAATTCAGGTTGAGTTTATTAAGGGGCTGCCAGAAGTGGAAGAAACCTATTTCGGGCTAGATTCACAGAACCCAGGATGAAGCAGTAGGTATTCAGACCTGTTTtcatccttctctcttttttccccaatgtactggcaggcacagcacagcaggaaagtatttcttaaaatggTAGGTCATACTTACGGCTTCCCTGTTGGCTGGCTGCCGGAAGATATCTCcatcagaatgttcccaggaTAATTCTCCATCTCCTGTACATGAAGCAGAGCAGTATCAGTTAGCGGGGTAATTGTGCAACACCTTGGGAGATACTCAGGGGGAACGTTCCATCCAGCTTTACAGCTCAGTTTAGGGTAGAGGTTGCATCAGTGTGTACAACTGTCAGTCTGTAGTCTGGCTTTATTGTACTAGATTCTGTAGAGACCAAAAGGAAGATCCCTTCCCAAACGTTATGCAAACTCAGGATTAGGATTTACTATCAGATTTATGCGGTTTAACAATATGCTGTGGGCAAGGTAATTTCCAGCAACCATTTGCTACGTGATCTCAAGCAAAGCTGAGGAGACAAGACTTAGCTCACAGAGAAAGGCTAAATTGTGTGACCTTCCATTTACTGTGGGCTGAGGGAACCCACAGGCACAGTTCCTGTTCCTCAACTGACATTTAACTTGACTGAGAATTGAATCCTGAATTACATTTTTGTAGCCAGGTCTGAAGTGTAgctaataataaataacattgTATTATATATAATAAGAAAAAGTAAGCCATGTTTTGTCCTGCAAACTTCCTGTCCCCATATCATTAtggttgttttttccctcttatttatgcttcatttaataaaaattgctAAGTCATGATTCACTCCCAGGTATGATAATGAACCAGGGAGGTGTTTTCACCTGTTTGTCAAAGATAGACTGTTTCATAAATAGAAGTGATGGCCATGCTCAGTGCATGACTCATTGGACGCAAAACAGCAACTCCTCCAGGAAGCCCGGCACAGACAACGAGTTACGGCCGGATGTATGAGGAGTAGGCCAGCTAAGAGCGGATCCCATCTAAGCTCAGAGGATCCTATATTCGCACATAGTATGAAATATTCAGCACTGCTTTTTTCAATCAGGCCAATGAAAGTACTACAGAATAAGGCTCGTAGCACTAAGGACGCTCATAACAAAGTAAGCGCATTCTGACTtgtcttttaaaagagaaaaggctttTCTAGAGCGCTTGcaatttgtgtgtgtgatatAGAAGTAATGAATGCTTTTGAGAATCAATGTGAGGGACTTGTGGAGCCAGGCTCTAGGTCCTCACAGCCAAACATGTGATTCACGGAAAGGAAAGTTGGAAAGAAGACAACACTCTCAGTTTCTACTCAGGAGCAGTGtccagctgttttctttgtaaagaCAACTTCATAAATACAAACATAACTAAGCATAAGCTAGAGTGGAGATTATAGCAGGGAAAAATCAGTTCAGGCTAGAGAGAGAATGTGGCTTTAAGGAGTTTTGAGAGACATATTTAGAGGTGTTC includes these proteins:
- the CHRDL1 gene encoding chordin-like protein 1 isoform X4; translation: MRKKRILEDFHFTFFGVLCLLFLDGGKLEQVKHSDTYCVFQDKKYRVGERWHPYLEPYGLVYCVNCLCSENGNVLCSRIRCPSLHCPSPVHVPQLCCPRCPVSSKITGKSCEYNGTTYHHGEMFVAEGLFQNRQANQCAQCSCSEGNVYCGLKTCPKLTCSFPVSVPESCCPVCRGDGELSWEHSDGDIFRQPANREARHSYHRSHYDLSPSSARQAVNIPRFPNARSNRGVLPDPQQASGTIVQIVINNKHKHGRVCVSNGKTYSHGESWHPNLRAFGIVECVLCTCNITKQECKKIHCPEQYPCKYPQKVEGKCCKVCPEEVPSQTFDNKDYFCGKETFPVYESVFTEEGETIRKIAVETEKPPQIEIHVWTIRKGILRHFYVEKVSKREFEELPYFKQITRTTPSQWKIFSEGEAQISQMCESRVCRTELEDLVKVLYLEKSEKGHC
- the CHRDL1 gene encoding chordin-like protein 1 isoform X2; the encoded protein is MRKKRILEDFHFTFFGVLCLLFLDGGKLEQVKHSDTYCVFQDKKYRVGERWHPYLEPYGLVYCVNCLCSENGNVLCSRIRCPSLHCPSPVHVPQLCCPRCPDSLFSVSSKITGKSCEYNGTTYHHGEMFVAEGLFQNRQANQCAQCSCSEGNVYCGLKTCPKLTCSFPVSVPESCCPVCRGDGELSWEHSDGDIFRQPANREARHSYHRSHYDLSPSSARQAVNIPRFPNARSNRGVLPDPQQASGTIVQIVINNKHKHGRVCVSNGKTYSHGESWHPNLRAFGIVECVLCTCNITKQECKKIHCPEQYPCKYPQKVEGKCCKVCPEEVPSQTFDNKDYFCGKETFPVYESVFTEEGETIRKIAVETEKPPQIEIHVWTIRKGILRHFYVEKVSKREFEELPYFKQITRTTPSQWKIFSEGEAQISQMCESRVCRTELEDLVKVLYLEKSEKGHC
- the CHRDL1 gene encoding chordin-like protein 1 isoform X3; amino-acid sequence: MRKKRILEDFHFTFFGVLCLLFLDGGKLEQVKHSDTYCVFQDKKYRVGERWHPYLEPYGLVYCVNCLCSENGNVLCSRIRCPSLHCPSPVHVPQLCCPRCPEDSLFSVSSKITGKSCEYNGTTYHHGEMFVAEGLFQNRQANQCAQCSCSEGNVYCGLKTCPKLTCSFPVSVPESCCPVCRGDGELSWEHSDGDIFRQPANREARHSYHRSHYDLSPSSARQAVNIPRFPNARSNRGVLPDPQQASGTIVQIVINNKHKHGRVCVSNGKTYSHGESWHPNLRAFGIVECVLCTCNITKQECKKIHCPEQYPCKYPQKVEGKCCKVCPEVPSQTFDNKDYFCGKETFPVYESVFTEEGETIRKIAVETEKPPQIEIHVWTIRKGILRHFYVEKVSKREFEELPYFKQITRTTPSQWKIFSEGEAQISQMCESRVCRTELEDLVKVLYLEKSEKGHC
- the CHRDL1 gene encoding chordin-like protein 1 isoform X1; this encodes MRKKRILEDFHFTFFGVLCLLFLDGGKLEQVKHSDTYCVFQDKKYRVGERWHPYLEPYGLVYCVNCLCSENGNVLCSRIRCPSLHCPSPVHVPQLCCPRCPEDSLFSVSSKITGKSCEYNGTTYHHGEMFVAEGLFQNRQANQCAQCSCSEGNVYCGLKTCPKLTCSFPVSVPESCCPVCRGDGELSWEHSDGDIFRQPANREARHSYHRSHYDLSPSSARQAVNIPRFPNARSNRGVLPDPQQASGTIVQIVINNKHKHGRVCVSNGKTYSHGESWHPNLRAFGIVECVLCTCNITKQECKKIHCPEQYPCKYPQKVEGKCCKVCPEEVPSQTFDNKDYFCGKETFPVYESVFTEEGETIRKIAVETEKPPQIEIHVWTIRKGILRHFYVEKVSKREFEELPYFKQITRTTPSQWKIFSEGEAQISQMCESRVCRTELEDLVKVLYLEKSEKGHC